Proteins from a single region of Methanoculleus horonobensis:
- a CDS encoding shikimate kinase, translating into MHHHRNIVLIGMPGAGKSTVGVILAKTLGMPFIDTDILMQERTGRMLQEILDGDGPDVFKRIEEETILSLHPRRAVIATGGSVVCSEAAMAHLKSEGLVVYLEIPYAEMEARLKNITTRGILLLPGQSLRGMYDERIPLYERYADLTVACSGGDLESVVENVIEAL; encoded by the coding sequence ATGCATCACCACCGAAACATCGTCCTCATCGGCATGCCCGGTGCAGGGAAGAGCACCGTGGGCGTCATCCTTGCGAAAACGCTCGGTATGCCGTTCATCGATACGGATATCCTGATGCAGGAACGGACCGGGAGGATGCTGCAGGAGATCCTCGATGGGGACGGGCCGGATGTGTTCAAGCGGATCGAGGAAGAGACGATCCTCTCCCTTCACCCCCGCCGTGCGGTGATCGCGACAGGCGGCAGCGTGGTCTGCAGCGAGGCCGCGATGGCGCACCTGAAGTCAGAAGGGCTGGTCGTATACCTGGAGATCCCGTATGCGGAGATGGAGGCGAGGCTCAAAAACATCACGACCCGGGGGATACTCCTCCTTCCAGGCCAGAGTCTCCGCGGGATGTACGACGAGCGGATTCCGCTCTACGAGAGGTATGCCGATCTCACCGTCGCGTGCTCGGGCGGAGATCTCGAGTCCGTGGTCGAGAACGTCATCGAAGCGTTGTGA
- a CDS encoding cation transporter, with product MALSVYSGSLALRADGIHSFVDVVASVALIAGVYLSSRRRRISRTGSTRLRTSSR from the coding sequence CTGGCCCTCTCGGTCTATTCCGGCAGCCTTGCCCTCCGTGCGGACGGCATCCACTCGTTCGTGGATGTCGTCGCCTCGGTTGCGCTGATCGCGGGGGTGTATCTCTCCTCACGCAGGCGCCGGATTTCCCGTACGGGCTCTACAAGATTGAGAACGTCGTCTCGGTAG
- a CDS encoding CPBP family intramembrane glutamic endopeptidase encodes MRLQAPNNSTSKRSPYLFFVLVYALSIPLWVLNVIYPIKLPVDNLPVTDIVATFTPMIAASILVYREENLSGVKNLLKRAFDYERITKKVWYVPIIFLMPFIYVLTYVIMRLFGLPVPTVWIPPLFTPFLFIALFFAAAGEELGYTGYVTDPMQARYTALTASLIIGLIHAVWHFPSAISIGYTLGLYIWGVIVLGVTFRILTVWLYNNAGKSVFAAILFHAVTNTGRSIFPGSRSAFELYDGAIGYGLIAITTVIVVYLWGSKTLARFRYTHRAD; translated from the coding sequence ATGAGACTGCAAGCCCCAAACAACAGCACATCAAAAAGGTCACCGTATCTATTCTTCGTATTGGTCTACGCTCTTTCTATTCCGCTCTGGGTGCTCAATGTCATTTATCCGATAAAGCTTCCCGTGGATAATCTTCCCGTGACGGACATCGTGGCCACGTTTACCCCAATGATAGCAGCATCCATCCTCGTGTACCGGGAAGAGAACCTTTCAGGGGTAAAAAATCTCTTGAAAAGAGCCTTCGATTATGAGAGGATCACGAAAAAAGTCTGGTATGTTCCCATCATCTTCTTGATGCCGTTTATCTACGTGCTGACCTACGTGATAATGCGTCTCTTCGGGCTGCCGGTCCCGACTGTCTGGATCCCGCCCCTTTTTACACCGTTTCTCTTTATTGCGCTCTTCTTTGCCGCTGCAGGTGAAGAACTCGGCTATACAGGATACGTCACCGATCCGATGCAGGCCCGGTACACCGCACTGACAGCCAGCCTCATCATCGGGTTGATCCATGCGGTATGGCATTTCCCATCGGCGATTTCAATTGGTTACACTCTGGGGCTTTATATATGGGGAGTAATTGTACTGGGCGTTACTTTCCGGATTCTGACCGTCTGGCTCTATAACAACGCTGGAAAAAGTGTCTTTGCAGCAATACTCTTTCATGCCGTGACCAATACCGGAAGGAGCATATTTCCCGGTAGCCGTTCAGCTTTCGAACTGTACGACGGGGCTATCGGCTACGGGCTCATTGCTATCACGACCGTGATCGTGGTGTACTTGTGGGGATCAAAGACGTTGGCGCGATTCAGGTATACCCATAGAGCAGATTAG
- a CDS encoding transglutaminase-like domain-containing protein: protein MSDDEEPFVVEHETLLIGDEWFEVENAVHFVADGQEYIFLDDKCYELNGSVLGDPMGSVVRHESVYFKGEKYDLENTPHVEINGQEYISIDGKWYELNGAFLGNEVDEDELERMAEEEDAFPYEPPQQPGGRGSILIPVLCFLIAAGATAMVMSEYGFTKFDIDPPASVIAVGTATPTATSSSISVTRTATPRVTPTPVTSYGDTQASKIVEAMDYTNPTTRDFALSLIDKDHGGNYNIAQICDMWEKIYKRWTYVNDPKGTEYYSPASRTINLGLKGDCDDFAILVASTMLAIGGTPRVILASDSVEGHAYAEICIANNKDSLQKAANYICQRYKCKNIAYRTANANGQTQYWLNLDWSSKHPGGSYFQNDGATVAIYPNKHWVRLK, encoded by the coding sequence ATGTCTGACGACGAAGAACCCTTTGTGGTTGAACACGAAACTCTCTTAATTGGAGATGAATGGTTTGAGGTCGAAAATGCCGTTCACTTTGTGGCTGATGGCCAAGAATACATTTTTCTCGATGATAAGTGTTACGAGTTAAATGGTTCTGTCTTGGGCGACCCGATGGGGTCTGTTGTGCGGCATGAGTCTGTTTACTTCAAAGGGGAAAAATATGACCTTGAAAACACTCCACACGTCGAGATAAACGGTCAGGAGTACATTTCGATTGATGGTAAGTGGTACGAATTGAATGGTGCTTTCCTCGGCAATGAAGTAGATGAGGACGAGTTGGAGAGGATGGCAGAGGAGGAGGACGCATTCCCGTACGAACCACCACAGCAACCCGGGGGGAGGGGATCTATCCTCATACCTGTGCTGTGCTTCCTTATCGCGGCTGGGGCTACTGCCATGGTGATGAGTGAGTATGGGTTCACTAAGTTCGATATCGACCCCCCTGCTTCCGTGATCGCGGTAGGGACAGCGACCCCGACGGCTACCTCCTCCTCGATTAGCGTGACCCGGACCGCCACGCCTAGAGTTACACCTACTCCCGTGACGTCATACGGAGACACTCAAGCTTCAAAAATCGTCGAAGCGATGGATTACACTAACCCCACAACCCGGGATTTCGCTCTGAGTCTGATTGATAAAGACCATGGCGGGAATTATAACATCGCGCAGATATGCGATATGTGGGAAAAGATTTACAAGCGATGGACCTATGTGAACGATCCAAAGGGCACCGAGTACTATTCTCCTGCAAGCAGGACTATCAACCTTGGATTGAAGGGAGATTGTGACGATTTTGCAATTCTTGTGGCATCAACGATGTTGGCAATAGGCGGTACTCCTCGGGTAATCCTGGCATCGGATAGCGTTGAAGGTCATGCTTATGCGGAGATCTGCATAGCGAACAATAAGGATAGTCTCCAGAAAGCCGCGAACTACATCTGTCAGAGATACAAGTGTAAGAATATCGCATACCGGACAGCTAACGCTAACGGGCAAACACAATACTGGCTTAACCTCGACTGGAGTTCAAAACATCCGGGAGGATCGTATTTCCAGAACGACGGTGCGACCGTCGCGATCTACCCGAACAAACATTGGGTGAGGCTGAAGTAA
- a CDS encoding RNA-binding domain-containing protein has product MPEDLLQVLYDLMNLPTETEWVEFKEAQTTFDFEQIGRYVSALSNEANLNDKPEGWLIFGVTDKPPRKIVGTHFYETPPGLEKLKRKISYQTNHQLTFISIHELHTPGGRVIMFRIPPATRGIPTEWKSVVYGRTHDSLGQLALHKIQRIRDQGADLDWSARTCEKATIDDLNSDAIAFARNEFKKKYATTIPSREVDSWDDLEFLNRARVCIDGKITNTALLLLGKGEAEHYLSPATAQITWIIKDDAGVEKDYAHFEAPLILAVNAVFSKIRNLTYRHISDETLFPLEITQYDPWVIRETLHNCIAHQDYSQGARISVVERSDSLIFTNRGEFIPGSIESLIMSHTPPDKYRNPFLAQAMVNLNMIDTIGSGIRRMFRLQRERNFPMPDYDLSELNKVKVTITGKVIDPKYTRMLIKRKDLDIVDVIALDKVQKGHRLSDAEFSSLKSKKLIEGRRPNLYVSEKVAVETDTRADYIRKRSFDKQHFKDMVIAYLKKFHEADREAVEDLLLDKVSDALNKEQKRRFIKNLLQEMRKEGIIKTTGSKTFGAKWVLIQPPERG; this is encoded by the coding sequence ATGCCTGAAGACCTGTTACAAGTTCTGTACGATCTGATGAATCTTCCCACCGAAACGGAATGGGTTGAATTCAAGGAAGCACAGACCACTTTTGATTTCGAACAGATTGGTCGTTATGTATCCGCACTAAGTAATGAGGCCAACTTGAACGATAAACCTGAAGGATGGTTAATTTTCGGAGTAACTGATAAACCTCCAAGAAAAATTGTGGGCACACACTTTTACGAAACACCTCCAGGTCTTGAAAAACTTAAACGTAAAATCTCCTACCAAACAAACCACCAGTTAACATTTATATCAATACACGAACTCCACACTCCGGGAGGGCGAGTAATAATGTTCAGAATTCCCCCCGCAACGCGGGGCATACCCACGGAATGGAAGAGTGTGGTTTACGGTCGCACCCATGACTCGCTTGGACAGCTGGCTCTTCACAAGATTCAGAGAATTCGAGATCAAGGTGCCGATTTAGATTGGTCAGCCCGTACTTGCGAAAAGGCAACAATCGACGATCTTAATTCTGATGCAATTGCGTTTGCCCGAAATGAATTTAAGAAGAAATATGCAACGACCATCCCATCCCGAGAGGTTGATAGTTGGGACGATCTTGAATTTCTAAACCGAGCTAGAGTCTGTATCGATGGAAAAATCACCAACACTGCACTATTACTACTAGGCAAAGGTGAGGCGGAACACTACCTGTCTCCCGCGACAGCCCAAATAACTTGGATTATAAAAGACGATGCCGGTGTTGAAAAGGATTATGCACATTTTGAAGCTCCATTAATTCTGGCAGTTAATGCGGTATTTAGTAAGATCAGAAATCTTACCTATAGGCATATTTCCGATGAGACACTATTTCCATTGGAAATTACCCAATACGATCCTTGGGTAATCCGTGAAACATTGCATAATTGCATTGCTCACCAGGATTATTCCCAAGGGGCAAGAATTTCCGTTGTCGAGCGATCGGACTCTTTGATTTTTACCAACCGTGGAGAATTCATTCCAGGCTCAATAGAATCTCTCATCATGTCTCACACGCCGCCGGATAAATACCGGAACCCCTTCCTTGCACAGGCCATGGTGAATCTAAATATGATCGATACAATCGGAAGTGGCATCAGGCGTATGTTCCGGCTTCAAAGAGAGCGAAACTTCCCCATGCCGGATTATGATCTGAGTGAACTCAACAAGGTAAAAGTGACAATTACCGGTAAAGTGATCGATCCAAAATATACCCGTATGTTAATCAAACGCAAAGATTTAGATATTGTTGATGTTATTGCCTTGGATAAGGTCCAAAAGGGCCATCGCCTTTCAGATGCTGAATTTTCATCACTCAAATCCAAGAAGCTGATTGAGGGGAGACGTCCCAATCTCTATGTTTCAGAAAAAGTTGCTGTTGAAACAGATACGCGGGCAGATTATATCAGAAAACGGTCGTTTGACAAGCAGCATTTCAAGGATATGGTTATTGCGTACCTTAAAAAATTCCATGAAGCGGATAGGGAGGCTGTCGAAGACCTGTTGTTGGATAAGGTATCAGATGCTCTCAATAAAGAGCAGAAACGTAGGTTCATTAAAAATTTGCTTCAGGAGATGCGGAAGGAGGGGATAATCAAAACAACAGGTAGTAAAACCTTCGGTGCCAAATGGGTATTGATTCAACCTCCCGAAAGAGGTTAA
- a CDS encoding transglutaminase-like domain-containing protein, which yields MADLSIFLEEHPYVDYSSPIIRAKAGELFTGTDSPLERVRIAYEFVRDGIPHCFDIGSDIITSGASDVLARGTGICHSKANLFAGRKCFAFSPAPAGR from the coding sequence ATGGCAGATCTGAGCATCTTTCTGGAAGAACATCCCTACGTCGATTACTCGTCCCCGATCATCCGGGCGAAGGCCGGGGAACTGTTCACGGGAACCGATAGCCCTCTTGAACGGGTGAGAATCGCATACGAGTTCGTCCGTGACGGGATTCCGCACTGTTTCGATATCGGTTCAGACATCATAACGTCGGGAGCCTCCGACGTACTCGCCAGGGGGACAGGGATCTGCCATTCCAAGGCAAACCTGTTCGCGGGTCGAAAATGCTTTGCATTTTCTCCAGCTCCTGCTGGGCGCTGA
- a CDS encoding putative immunity protein gives MKKYSRDNQTTMATWAADCAERVLPLFEAAYPEDDRPRSAIETGRTWVRTGVFRMAEIRGASLAAHAAARDAKGNDAACFAARAAGQAVATAHVPQHAFGGAYYALKAVAAADPANAVANVTAEREWQAERLPGGLREEIMERIVVVERGSGVVVRLRKGEGF, from the coding sequence GTGAAGAAGTACAGCAGAGACAACCAGACGACGATGGCAACCTGGGCGGCGGACTGCGCCGAGCGGGTGCTCCCGCTCTTTGAAGCGGCATACCCGGAGGACGACCGGCCGCGAAGCGCGATCGAGACGGGCAGGACGTGGGTCCGGACGGGCGTGTTCAGGATGGCCGAGATCCGCGGGGCTTCGCTTGCCGCCCATGCCGCCGCCCGCGACGCGAAGGGAAACGACGCGGCCTGCTTTGCCGCCCGTGCCGCGGGCCAGGCGGTGGCGACCGCTCATGTTCCCCAGCATGCCTTCGGGGGGGCTTATTACGCTTTGAAAGCCGTCGCGGCGGCGGACCCGGCGAACGCCGTGGCGAATGTTACTGCGGAGCGGGAGTGGCAGGCGGAGCGGCTTCCCGGGGGATTGAGGGAGGAGATCATGGAGAGGATTGTTGTTGTGGAACGCGGGAGCGGGGTTGTTGTTAGGCTGCGGAAGGGGGAGGGGTTTTGA
- a CDS encoding flavodoxin family protein, translated as MYESYLHSSMEERPLKVLVIMGSARKANTYRAAERIREILEESAPVDWEYVMLKDVGLEQCRGCYTCFDRGEEFCPIKDDSALLEEKMHAADGVIFATPVYGFQVSGLMKVFIDRHSYIFHRPGSSGRRRCFSRPSG; from the coding sequence ATGTATGAGAGTTACCTTCACTCTTCCATGGAAGAACGGCCTTTAAAGGTCCTGGTCATCATGGGCAGCGCCCGGAAGGCAAATACCTACCGTGCGGCGGAGCGGATCCGCGAGATCCTCGAGGAGAGCGCACCGGTTGACTGGGAGTACGTCATGCTCAAGGACGTCGGCCTGGAGCAGTGCCGCGGGTGCTACACCTGTTTCGACCGGGGGGAGGAGTTCTGCCCCATCAAGGACGATTCGGCCCTCCTGGAAGAGAAGATGCATGCCGCGGACGGGGTGATCTTCGCCACCCCGGTGTACGGGTTCCAGGTCTCGGGGCTGATGAAGGTCTTCATCGACCGCCACTCCTACATCTTCCACCGCCCCGGTTCTTCCGGCAGAAGGCGCTGCTTCTCGCGACCGTCGGGGTGA
- a CDS encoding DUF3795 domain-containing protein — translation MHIAYPDIGICGLSCRLCPMYNTDAESRCFGCKSSTRMAVGCPFITCAVKRKGIEFCWECEVSGTCEKWKNHREAGKVRDSFKCYRTLEEDLSFISRHGVAEFQEVQERRALLLREMLDNFNEGRSKSYYCIAATVLELEELEEALARAGEESGGLDVRARSKALHRILDGIASKKDYRLKLRK, via the coding sequence ATGCATATCGCGTATCCTGATATCGGCATCTGCGGGCTCTCCTGTCGGCTCTGCCCCATGTACAACACCGACGCAGAGAGCAGATGCTTCGGTTGCAAGAGTTCGACCAGGATGGCTGTCGGTTGCCCGTTCATCACATGCGCCGTTAAGAGAAAGGGGATCGAGTTCTGCTGGGAGTGCGAGGTGAGCGGGACGTGCGAAAAGTGGAAGAATCACCGGGAAGCCGGTAAAGTACGCGATTCTTTCAAATGCTACCGGACGCTCGAGGAGGATCTCTCGTTTATCTCCCGGCACGGTGTAGCCGAATTTCAAGAGGTACAGGAGCGGCGGGCGTTGTTGCTCAGGGAGATGCTCGACAACTTCAACGAAGGCCGTTCGAAGAGTTACTACTGTATCGCGGCGACCGTTCTGGAACTTGAAGAACTCGAGGAAGCGCTGGCCCGGGCCGGAGAAGAGTCCGGGGGGCTTGACGTCAGGGCGAGGTCGAAGGCTCTTCATCGGATTCTCGATGGGATCGCTTCAAAGAAGGACTATCGCTTGAAATTGAGGAAGTAG
- a CDS encoding NACHT domain-containing protein, with product MGDNTKSFGSKKLILGENCLEQKSGLKIFISYSHQNNTAEEQYIEDFIKHIAPLKENGLVDVWYDRLIVPGEDLHEMINHHLEDADIVCLFVSSDFLNSGECRGEKKKALELRKMKGVQVISVILSPCGWEDDPDISPLLVLPTDGKPVSEFKDKRTAWQDVYGGLKRVIEKELKIRQLIISDDFRSFLHDAEMLTKAHPKKENVSLDDVYIDVKLDKFNNLKEGKETINSNELLNILFTDRRIIVAGEDQSGKTTLCKKIFCELRSLNFIPVYLSNEKYVFPGKIDNIISKSLHEQYIDIDEREIGVDRIVPILDDFHRVKGKEKHIADLLKYRYCIVVGDDIFGLNLKDKTLISSFTTFRIKELKPSLIYELVKKWIGLSDNDAVIDYKSIDKNVELLNITLGRNIGKGVLPAYPFFVLSTIVTYETLALPLDRDITSQGYCYQAFIYYYLRKRGVREDEIDIYVNFLTRLASHMRKGKLEELDSDGFLSFMKLYSDIYNLPVEQEILIANLSEIVSQDSFGNYSFKYPCFYYFFAAKALSEHIEEPTGMEEICAVLNNLHVDENAYIAVFLTHHSKTLRILDEIERVASSLFNGFEPATLMKDEVRFFDEQAHNIVKAVLPPGNVTPEMERTERLKIQDELEQSHEEVSQEEHSEENDIFTRDFRKAIKTVEVMGCIIRNRAGSLEKVKLQKIFGDGMDVHLRMLSSFFELMKSGDKQEEVVDYISKRLSYLEGSGDSNKFLDEELRRKTARKIFWNFNFLIMYGIIHKIVHSLGSDKLTGIATNVCDEVNTPASFLIKHGIYMEYNKNLQIKELERKHRASDSPKIVNRAIEFMVVDYCSLHPINYRDLKRVEDCLEVHPKKLLSGNH from the coding sequence ATGGGAGATAATACCAAGTCATTCGGGTCAAAAAAATTAATTCTCGGGGAAAATTGCTTAGAACAAAAATCAGGGTTGAAGATTTTTATTAGTTACTCTCATCAGAACAACACTGCTGAAGAACAGTATATTGAGGACTTTATAAAGCATATTGCTCCACTCAAAGAGAATGGTTTAGTAGACGTTTGGTACGATCGCTTAATAGTACCTGGTGAAGATCTTCACGAAATGATTAATCACCATTTAGAAGACGCAGATATCGTGTGTTTGTTTGTCTCGTCAGATTTTTTAAATTCAGGGGAATGCAGAGGTGAGAAAAAGAAGGCATTAGAGTTAAGAAAAATGAAGGGTGTTCAGGTTATTTCTGTTATTTTGTCTCCATGTGGATGGGAAGATGATCCTGACATTTCTCCCTTGTTAGTTTTGCCAACAGATGGAAAACCCGTTTCGGAATTTAAGGATAAAAGAACCGCGTGGCAGGATGTTTACGGGGGGTTAAAGAGAGTAATTGAAAAAGAACTGAAAATAAGGCAATTAATTATCAGCGATGATTTTCGATCTTTCTTACACGATGCAGAAATGTTAACAAAAGCACATCCTAAGAAAGAGAACGTTTCCTTAGATGACGTCTATATTGACGTCAAATTGGATAAATTCAATAATTTAAAGGAAGGTAAGGAAACGATAAATTCCAATGAACTCTTAAATATTCTCTTCACAGATAGAAGGATTATTGTCGCTGGAGAGGATCAGTCCGGCAAAACGACCCTGTGTAAAAAGATATTTTGCGAGCTGCGAAGTTTGAATTTTATCCCTGTTTACTTATCTAACGAAAAATATGTCTTTCCGGGTAAGATAGATAACATTATTTCGAAATCGCTTCATGAGCAGTATATCGATATTGATGAGAGAGAAATTGGAGTAGATCGGATAGTACCGATACTAGACGATTTTCATCGTGTTAAGGGGAAGGAGAAGCATATAGCAGATCTACTCAAATACCGCTATTGCATTGTTGTTGGTGATGATATCTTTGGGTTGAATCTCAAAGATAAAACACTTATTTCTTCGTTTACGACTTTCAGAATAAAAGAACTCAAACCATCCCTTATATACGAACTAGTAAAAAAATGGATTGGTTTAAGCGACAATGATGCTGTAATTGATTACAAGAGCATTGATAAAAATGTAGAACTTCTAAATATCACTTTAGGGCGAAACATAGGTAAAGGGGTATTGCCTGCATATCCGTTTTTCGTTTTGTCTACTATAGTAACCTATGAAACACTTGCATTGCCACTTGATCGTGATATTACTTCACAAGGCTATTGTTACCAGGCATTTATATACTATTACTTAAGGAAACGTGGTGTAAGAGAAGACGAGATTGATATCTACGTTAATTTCTTAACCCGGCTCGCTTCGCACATGCGTAAAGGAAAATTGGAGGAACTAGACTCCGACGGATTTCTCTCTTTTATGAAATTGTATTCGGATATCTACAACCTTCCAGTGGAACAAGAGATCTTAATTGCCAATTTAAGTGAAATTGTATCACAGGATAGTTTTGGAAATTACTCATTCAAATATCCCTGTTTTTATTACTTCTTTGCTGCCAAAGCTCTTTCTGAGCACATTGAGGAGCCAACTGGGATGGAGGAGATATGTGCTGTATTAAATAATCTTCATGTAGATGAAAATGCTTACATTGCAGTCTTTCTGACTCATCATTCTAAAACCCTTAGAATCCTCGATGAAATCGAAAGAGTTGCCTCATCCCTATTTAATGGCTTTGAACCAGCGACGCTGATGAAAGACGAGGTAAGGTTCTTTGATGAACAGGCGCACAACATCGTTAAGGCGGTTCTACCGCCTGGAAATGTAACTCCTGAAATGGAGCGGACAGAAAGATTAAAGATTCAAGATGAATTGGAACAGTCTCATGAAGAAGTGTCTCAGGAAGAGCACAGCGAGGAAAACGATATCTTTACAAGAGACTTTAGGAAGGCTATTAAAACCGTAGAAGTCATGGGATGTATTATCCGGAACCGAGCGGGTTCTCTGGAAAAAGTCAAACTTCAGAAAATATTTGGGGATGGTATGGACGTTCACCTGAGAATGTTGTCTTCGTTCTTCGAATTAATGAAAAGTGGAGACAAACAAGAAGAGGTGGTGGATTATATATCGAAAAGATTGAGTTATCTAGAAGGAAGTGGAGATTCAAATAAATTCTTAGACGAAGAACTGAGGAGGAAAACTGCACGAAAAATATTTTGGAATTTTAACTTTCTTATCATGTATGGAATTATCCACAAAATTGTTCACTCACTTGGTTCTGACAAATTAACTGGAATTGCTACTAATGTTTGTGATGAAGTTAATACTCCTGCATCTTTCCTGATAAAACATGGAATTTATATGGAGTACAATAAGAATCTACAGATAAAGGAGCTTGAAAGAAAACATCGTGCCAGTGATTCCCCCAAGATAGTAAATAGAGCTATAGAATTCATGGTGGTAGATTACTGCTCTTTGCACCCTATTAACTATAGAGATTTAAAACGAGTTGAAGACTGTTTGGAGGTTCACCCAAAGAAACTTTTGTCCGGCAATCATTGA
- a CDS encoding cation diffusion facilitator family transporter has protein sequence MENVVSVAIALLIFFTAFEIAAEAVTGDAAAQPYSGWVLLAVAAFIPVPYILGTYEVNVGEKYNSPSLIADGRQHRVDVLSSSVVFFALLGQFFGIPLDRIAAVIVAIFIIRSGWGILKDSMKTLLDASVNYDTLNEIRTIILSDPKVSSIKSITGRNSGRYIFVEAMVEMAESDFEKAHRESERIEQDIQLRVQNVERVIIHYEPRKKTHLRYAVPLQNREGSISDHFGEAPYFAILDHDVEHNRFELQDTISNPFVDVEKRKGGQVAEMLLEHEIDVVFVHHSLSGRAAGYALEAAGVEMRATSAATLAEAIDEVTGRRGEEAGASPR, from the coding sequence ATTGAGAACGTCGTCTCGGTAGCCATTGCCCTCCTCATCTTCTTCACCGCCTTCGAGATCGCGGCGGAGGCGGTGACGGGCGATGCCGCCGCCCAGCCCTACAGCGGGTGGGTTCTCCTCGCCGTTGCCGCTTTCATCCCGGTGCCCTACATCCTCGGCACCTACGAGGTGAACGTAGGAGAGAAGTACAACTCCCCGAGCCTGATCGCGGACGGTAGGCAGCACCGGGTGGATGTCCTCTCCTCCTCGGTTGTCTTCTTTGCGCTCCTTGGGCAGTTCTTCGGTATACCCCTGGATCGGATCGCAGCCGTCATCGTCGCCATCTTTATCATCCGGTCGGGGTGGGGGATCCTGAAAGACAGCATGAAGACCCTCCTGGATGCCTCGGTCAATTACGACACGCTCAACGAGATCCGCACCATCATCCTCTCGGATCCGAAGGTGAGCAGCATCAAGAGTATCACGGGCCGCAACTCCGGGCGCTACATCTTCGTGGAGGCGATGGTCGAGATGGCGGAATCGGATTTTGAGAAGGCGCACCGGGAGAGCGAGCGCATCGAGCAGGATATACAACTCCGGGTTCAGAACGTCGAACGGGTCATCATCCACTATGAACCCCGGAAGAAGACGCATCTACGGTATGCGGTGCCGCTGCAGAACCGGGAGGGTTCGATCAGCGATCACTTCGGTGAAGCGCCGTATTTCGCGATCCTCGACCATGACGTCGAGCATAACCGCTTCGAGTTGCAGGACACTATCTCCAACCCGTTTGTGGATGTGGAGAAGCGGAAGGGTGGACAGGTGGCGGAGATGCTGCTCGAGCACGAGATTGACGTGGTCTTCGTGCACCATTCGCTCTCAGGGAGGGCGGCAGGCTACGCGCTTGAGGCGGCGGGAGTCGAGATGAGGGCGACCTCCGCGGCAACGCTTGCGGAAGCGATCGACGAAGTGACCGGCCGTCGTGGGGAGGAGGCCGGCGCTTCACCCCGCTGA